The Oryza sativa Japonica Group chromosome 11, ASM3414082v1 DNA window GCAACAACAGACGGCTTGCTTGGGCTTGGTAGGGGATCAGTTAGCTTGCTCTCACAGCTCAAGCAGCAAGGGATCACCAAGAATGTACTCGGCCATTGTCTCAGCACCAGCGGAGGGGGATTCCTCTTCTTTGGGGATGATATGGTTCCCACTTCACGCGTAACTTGGGTATCCATGGTCCGGAGCACGTCTGGGTAATTACCTGTCCATGGAGTTTTACTTTGCTGCTGAAATATATTCATCATCATTTATGTTTGCTTGCTATATTACCAGATGAACTTATCATTATCTGATTCCCATGTCTTGGTTAGCAGTAATAATGTCGTAAGTTTAGTGCACAATTTCTTAACTTTACATAAGAGCAGTTCATTAAgtgtttcagaaaaaaaaggcatCAAGATCTTGGGTTTGTTTTAAGATCCAAATTTGGTGTTGTTTTTCGTATTTTGTGTTATTCTTGATCAACATTGCAATGTCAAAGGTTGTTCAGAACACAACACCTCGATTGTGTTGAAATTGATAATTTTTGTTGGAAGTTATTATCCCTTTCTGTATCTTTGTGATCGCAGGGACAGGGGATACTAGTTTTCACGTTGGTTTTGCTTAACATCTTGCTGATCGTTCTTCTGCACAACCATTTTTACCCTGTTTACTGTTTCCACTTTATAACAGCATGGATACTTCGAAACTAATCAACATGTTTCAAATTTATTGAGGAAAGGTGGCACTTTGGCTTCTTAGATTGTGTGAAATCAGAATCTAGGttcatctttaaaaaaaaaaaaaacttttctagGGCTACTGTCTAAATTGAAGGCATGCTAGGGAGTACCTAAGATATACACActtgataataaaatataataatttgcAAGTAACATAAGGACttcagttaattttttttacttccaTTCATCTGGTTTAACACATGATACACTATTGTCTTTTTTACCAGGAATTACTACTCACCCGGCTCAGCAACACTGTACTTTGATAGACGTTCACTGAGCACGAAGCCCATGGAGGTTGTATTTGACAGTGGTAGCACATATACATACTTTTCTGCGCAGCCATACCAAGCAACTATTTCTGCGGTAAATTTCAACCGTACAACAATCTACTTGCCATGAATTTGACAACACAGACATGTCTAATGAAATGTGTAAATCTTGCAGATCAAAGGTAGTCTCAGCAAGTCACTTAAACAGGTTTCAGATCCTAGTCTTCCTCTGTGCTGGAAAGGGCAGAAGGCATTCAAATCTGTTTCTGATGTTAAGAAGGACTTCAAGTCATTGCAATTCATCTTTGGTAAGAATGCGGTCATGGATATCCCTCCTGAAAACTACCTCATTATCACTGTAAGTATTCGACGATTCTATTGGCAACTAGAAATgaactacttttttttattgaaaatgaTGGCTAAATTTTTCTTTCTATGTATGTGACAGAAAAATGGGAATGTGTGCTTGGGCATCCTTGATGGATCTGCTGCTAAGCTGAGTTTCAGCATAATTGGAGGTACAAAGTTCAGATATCATCGACTGTTTCTGAAATTTGGACATCATGCATCTTTGTGTAACCAATGCTTTTTACCCTTTTGCAGACATTACAATGCAGGATCAGATGGTGATATATGATAACGAGAAAGCACAGCTTGGTTGGATCCGTGGATCATGTAGTAGGAGCCCCAAGTCTATTATGTCTTCCTTTCCATGATCATCCCTCACATTTGATCCATGAGCTGGACATCCGCTTAATCATAATTGGATGTATCACTGATGGAGTTGGAGAAAGTTATTGCTAGCCTCAAGTCACCAGTACTGTGTAAGTGAAGAATGACAATCT harbors:
- the LOC4349956 gene encoding aspartic proteinase Asp1-like, translating into MAAAAARWAPVVGLLGLLLLPFAPAPAGAATPARSPPSSASSAVFLLSGDVYPTGHYYVTMNIGDPAKPYFLDVDTGSDLTWLQCDAPCQSCNKVPHPLYRPTKNKLVPCANSICTALHSGSSPNKKCTTQQQCDYQIKYTDKASSLGVLVMDSFSLPLRNKSNVRPSLSFGCGYDQQVGKNGAAPATTDGLLGLGRGSVSLLSQLKQQGITKNVLGHCLSTSGGGFLFFGDDMVPTSRVTWVSMVRSTSGNYYSPGSATLYFDRRSLSTKPMEVVFDSGSTYTYFSAQPYQATISAIKGSLSKSLKQVSDPSLPLCWKGQKAFKSVSDVKKDFKSLQFIFGKNAVMDIPPENYLIITKNGNVCLGILDGSAAKLSFSIIGDITMQDQMVIYDNEKAQLGWIRGSCSRSPKSIMSSFP